A single genomic interval of Lacrimispora sphenoides JCM 1415 harbors:
- a CDS encoding MurR/RpiR family transcriptional regulator has translation MDILSSIQKKYNTFTDKERSIADYILKEGNNIRNMNISVLAATVGVSDGTITRFCKKVGQKSFAELKIQLGSAGAGNKIAHSDDLVSQVYDFYKTVIEHSNQMIDRKALEYLADQIAAAGNIYIFGVGSSGLTACETMLRLSRMGFHVQSVTDSHLMVIYSSILGPGDLVIAISISGETAEVINAVRAAKQNGAKLIGLTSFTNSTIAQCADFCFPVVNPLFVDQERFVNSQLSTLYTIDLLCLILLKDEARKKKMNITVETIVKQSHLK, from the coding sequence ATGGATATTCTTTCATCAATTCAAAAGAAATATAATACGTTTACTGATAAAGAACGAAGTATCGCTGATTACATTTTGAAGGAAGGCAATAATATTCGGAATATGAATATCTCTGTTCTTGCAGCTACCGTGGGAGTTTCTGACGGCACAATTACCCGTTTCTGCAAAAAGGTAGGACAAAAGTCTTTTGCAGAACTGAAAATCCAGCTTGGCAGCGCAGGGGCAGGAAACAAGATTGCTCACTCAGATGATCTTGTTTCTCAGGTTTATGATTTTTATAAGACCGTAATTGAACATTCCAACCAGATGATAGATAGAAAAGCATTGGAGTACCTGGCAGACCAGATTGCAGCGGCAGGAAATATCTATATATTCGGAGTGGGATCATCGGGGCTCACTGCCTGTGAAACCATGCTCCGCCTGTCACGTATGGGATTTCATGTACAGAGCGTAACAGATTCTCATTTGATGGTAATATACAGCTCAATTTTAGGCCCCGGTGATCTGGTAATTGCAATTTCCATATCCGGTGAAACCGCGGAAGTAATCAATGCTGTCAGGGCGGCAAAACAAAATGGAGCAAAGCTCATAGGTCTGACCAGTTTTACCAACAGCACGATCGCACAGTGCGCTGATTTTTGTTTTCCCGTAGTAAATCCTTTGTTTGTTGATCAGGAAAGGTTTGTAAACAGTCAGTTATCTACTCTTTATACGATCGATCTTCTTTGTCTGATTCTTCTAAAGGATGAGGCCCGAAAGAAAAAGATGAATATTACGGTAGAAACCATTGTGAAACAGTCTCATTTAAAATAG
- a CDS encoding GNAT family N-acetyltransferase codes for MILETKRLKAKEMTQNDFVNLASMLQDDEVMYAYEHQFTDEDVQVWLDRNIDRYRKYGFGLWGISLKESDEFIGNAGLSYQNVEGELVLELGYLLKKKFWKQGYAGEITAEIIRYVFEVLKEKEIYSVIKSDNSASIKIAERNGMNKVKEFYTTYYNGEMLHYLYKLSV; via the coding sequence ATGATCTTAGAAACTAAAAGATTAAAGGCTAAAGAAATGACGCAAAACGATTTTGTAAACTTAGCTTCTATGTTGCAGGATGATGAGGTTATGTATGCATACGAGCACCAATTTACCGATGAAGACGTTCAAGTATGGCTCGATCGAAATATCGACCGCTATCGGAAATATGGTTTTGGGCTGTGGGGAATATCTTTAAAGGAGTCTGATGAATTCATAGGAAATGCTGGTTTATCATATCAAAACGTAGAAGGAGAATTGGTTCTTGAGCTTGGATATCTACTCAAAAAGAAGTTCTGGAAACAAGGATATGCGGGTGAAATTACAGCAGAAATAATAAGATATGTATTTGAAGTTTTGAAAGAAAAAGAAATCTATTCAGTCATCAAATCGGATAATTCAGCTTCGATAAAAATTGCTGAGCGAAATGGCATGAATAAGGTCAAAGAGTTTTATACAACATACTACAACGGTGAGATGCTGCATTACCTGTATAAGTTAAGTGTTTAA
- a CDS encoding capping complex subunit for YIEGIA: protein MGKSNPEIMVYITDNKERIISGDPLTLYIPDSKEREICLTDLGKALRADVVQLKNGDHVLISR from the coding sequence ATGGGGAAAAGTAATCCGGAGATAATGGTTTATATAACAGATAACAAAGAAAGAATCATATCAGGTGATCCTTTGACCCTTTATATCCCGGATTCCAAGGAGCGGGAAATATGTCTGACTGATTTAGGAAAAGCTCTTCGGGCGGATGTGGTTCAGCTGAAAAACGGTGATCATGTATTAATCAGCAGGTAG
- the mscL gene encoding large conductance mechanosensitive channel protein MscL: protein MGNKKGIIAEFKEFVLRGNVVDLAVGVIIGAAFQTIVNSLVKDIISPLIGVITGGVDFSNKFVPLYAAQAGADVSTLSAAQELGPVFAYGSFITAVINFLIMASVIFMMIKVINTLRGKKQQAEPAASTDKECPFCFTRINGNATRCPNCTSQLPVQPETVQED, encoded by the coding sequence ATGGGAAATAAAAAAGGTATTATAGCTGAGTTTAAAGAATTTGTTTTACGCGGGAATGTGGTGGACCTGGCAGTTGGTGTGATTATCGGTGCTGCTTTTCAGACGATCGTCAATTCCCTGGTAAAGGATATTATATCGCCTTTGATCGGAGTGATTACCGGAGGAGTGGACTTCTCCAATAAATTTGTTCCTCTATATGCTGCTCAGGCTGGTGCGGATGTTTCCACACTTTCAGCTGCACAAGAACTTGGTCCGGTATTTGCTTATGGTTCCTTTATCACGGCAGTAATCAACTTTTTAATTATGGCTTCTGTTATTTTCATGATGATAAAAGTGATTAATACTCTGCGGGGGAAAAAGCAGCAGGCGGAACCGGCTGCTTCTACGGACAAGGAGTGCCCATTTTGCTTTACCCGTATCAATGGAAACGCTACCCGCTGCCCCAATTGTACAAGCCAACTTCCTGTACAGCCTGAAACAGTACAGGAAGATTAA
- a CDS encoding xanthine dehydrogenase family protein molybdopterin-binding subunit, which translates to METQLGKNTVRKEAKDKVTGAAQYTNDITDSPMLYARLLTSVHAHAQIISIDTREASAMPGVKAVITAKDHQVICGSMLQDRPPLARDKVRYYGEPVAIVVADDEMQAKAAVRKILVEYKPLPVVNSIKEAFKRNPVIIHESIMLYTKATEEVYPIKGTNICHHQKIRKGDMQKGWMDSEVVVEGSFSLPQSDHAAMETRAVHCMFMPDGSVKIKTSSQAPYEVKESICKYLNIPEGKIVVQVPFVGGAFGGKACIQPEVLAVIAAMNVKGKWINLANTREEDMVTSPCHLGLEGTIRIGAKKSGQIMAAEMTFQIDTGAYSDISPKITKAIAAECAGPYRIPNIQCDCYSVYTNHPYITSFRGFGHEAHTFCLERMMDKLAFETGLDPFQLRLINLVQAGDLTPTQVKVTASNTGNAAKCLERLKKVINWEEGARIAEENGLVRAKGISCLIKTSDTPTDAGASAVLTFNSDGSINLDCGAAEIGPGMKTTAAQILAEKMRISVNDVYVKLDVNTQSTPYLWKTVASMTTFFVGRAVLNAADDAISQLMSLASIALRYPAEDLDFENKMIYVKHDPELYVMFEDLVKGYKFSNGNSLKGPVIGRGSYVMNHLTPLNEASGRGTPGRSWTVGAQAVEIEYDTRLHTYRLLKAVTVIDAGKVINPMTARGVVIGGMCMGLGLGTSEDFVYNEDGIVEDTSFRTYKMIRYGENPEYVVDFVETPQIDAPFGARGIAEHGIIGIPAALANAISLAAHIDVNRLPITPEFIWRERMKR; encoded by the coding sequence ATGGAAACCCAGCTGGGAAAAAACACGGTAAGGAAAGAAGCAAAAGATAAAGTAACAGGCGCAGCCCAATATACAAATGATATAACAGATTCGCCGATGCTCTACGCCAGATTATTAACAAGTGTTCATGCTCATGCCCAGATCATATCCATAGATACCAGGGAAGCTTCTGCTATGCCGGGGGTAAAAGCGGTCATTACTGCAAAAGACCATCAGGTTATCTGCGGATCCATGCTTCAGGACAGACCTCCCTTAGCCAGAGATAAAGTACGTTACTACGGGGAACCGGTTGCCATCGTTGTTGCAGATGATGAAATGCAGGCAAAGGCGGCTGTGAGAAAAATACTTGTAGAATATAAGCCTTTACCGGTTGTGAATTCCATAAAAGAGGCATTCAAAAGGAATCCTGTGATCATACATGAGTCTATCATGCTATATACAAAAGCTACGGAGGAAGTCTATCCTATAAAGGGAACCAATATCTGCCATCATCAAAAAATCAGAAAAGGCGATATGCAAAAAGGCTGGATGGATAGTGAAGTTGTTGTAGAGGGCAGTTTTTCACTGCCCCAGTCTGATCACGCCGCCATGGAAACAAGAGCGGTTCACTGTATGTTCATGCCGGATGGCAGTGTAAAGATCAAGACATCTTCCCAAGCTCCATATGAGGTCAAGGAATCAATCTGCAAATATCTTAATATTCCGGAGGGAAAGATTGTAGTCCAGGTTCCATTCGTTGGCGGTGCATTTGGAGGAAAGGCATGTATACAGCCAGAGGTGCTTGCAGTAATTGCGGCGATGAATGTTAAAGGAAAATGGATCAACCTGGCAAATACTAGAGAAGAAGATATGGTCACTTCTCCATGCCATTTGGGGTTGGAAGGAACCATAAGGATCGGAGCGAAAAAAAGCGGACAGATCATGGCGGCTGAAATGACATTCCAGATAGATACCGGTGCTTACTCTGACATTTCTCCTAAGATAACGAAAGCAATCGCAGCGGAGTGTGCCGGGCCCTACCGGATACCAAATATTCAATGCGATTGCTACAGTGTTTATACTAACCATCCCTATATAACCTCTTTCCGTGGGTTCGGTCATGAGGCACATACCTTTTGCCTTGAAAGAATGATGGATAAACTGGCTTTCGAAACAGGGCTGGATCCTTTTCAGCTAAGGCTGATAAACCTGGTTCAAGCCGGCGATCTAACTCCCACCCAAGTCAAAGTCACCGCCAGCAATACAGGGAATGCAGCAAAATGCCTTGAGAGGCTGAAAAAAGTCATTAACTGGGAGGAAGGTGCCCGCATCGCAGAAGAGAACGGTTTAGTCAGAGCAAAGGGGATCAGCTGCCTGATCAAAACCTCTGATACCCCCACAGATGCAGGCGCAAGCGCTGTTTTAACCTTTAATTCTGACGGAAGCATAAATCTTGATTGCGGGGCTGCGGAGATAGGGCCCGGAATGAAGACAACGGCAGCGCAGATATTAGCGGAAAAAATGAGAATCAGTGTCAATGACGTTTATGTAAAGCTGGATGTAAATACCCAGTCAACTCCGTATTTATGGAAAACCGTTGCCAGTATGACAACTTTTTTCGTTGGTCGGGCTGTATTGAATGCGGCAGATGATGCCATATCCCAGCTGATGAGTCTTGCATCCATTGCCCTGCGGTACCCGGCGGAAGACCTGGACTTTGAGAATAAAATGATATATGTAAAACATGATCCTGAGCTTTATGTCATGTTCGAGGACCTGGTAAAAGGTTACAAATTTTCTAACGGCAATTCTCTCAAAGGGCCTGTGATTGGACGGGGCAGCTATGTCATGAATCATCTGACCCCCCTTAATGAGGCATCGGGGCGGGGAACACCCGGCCGGAGCTGGACGGTAGGAGCCCAGGCCGTTGAAATTGAATATGATACCAGGCTTCACACCTACCGGCTGCTAAAAGCGGTTACTGTGATTGACGCGGGCAAGGTCATAAATCCTATGACTGCAAGAGGTGTGGTTATAGGCGGTATGTGTATGGGACTGGGACTTGGTACCAGTGAGGATTTTGTCTATAATGAAGATGGAATTGTAGAAGATACAAGCTTTCGCACCTATAAAATGATCCGATATGGTGAAAATCCGGAATATGTGGTTGATTTTGTAGAAACCCCTCAAATTGATGCGCCCTTTGGGGCCAGAGGTATTGCAGAGCACGGCATTATTGGAATACCTGCCGCATTGGCTAACGCTATATCATTGGCAGCTCATATTGATGTAAACCGGCTTCCCATCACGCCTGAATTCATATGGAGGGAAAGGATGAAACGATGA
- a CDS encoding YIEGIA family protein, with product MEKTLAFHDLFIILCGIVMGTIARAITLRIDTRQNPSYPTGGFINIVIGILASSLGAVAIPSLLNKEFTAVTFIALAIQHFRDVRKTEKESLEDLEKTEYSKRGAAYIDGIAKTYESRNYLSLLTSLFVVLVLSIVSVDSLVINMIGAAASGFGMIYFLTRITKGKCIGDICNIREGKITIDHSDLFVNGMYVTNVLGTERSRDLFLKEGIGIVIEPKNDKFRITVENYGQRQAMLFEATRTFGVKRYSFTRKNYKNGALLLAFVPIIRDPDAIIDVIKKTPVLESSRKITTIMDIDIGGNINGEK from the coding sequence ATGGAAAAAACACTGGCATTTCACGATCTTTTCATCATTTTGTGCGGTATCGTAATGGGTACTATTGCGCGGGCTATTACACTTCGTATTGATACCCGTCAAAATCCCAGTTATCCTACCGGTGGCTTCATTAACATTGTGATAGGCATTCTGGCTTCTTCTCTGGGGGCTGTTGCAATTCCCTCCCTGTTAAATAAAGAATTTACGGCCGTAACTTTTATTGCCTTAGCCATCCAGCACTTCCGTGATGTGAGAAAAACAGAAAAAGAAAGCCTTGAGGATCTGGAAAAAACGGAATATTCAAAAAGAGGAGCTGCCTATATTGATGGCATTGCCAAAACCTATGAATCCAGAAATTATTTATCCCTGCTTACTTCCCTGTTTGTAGTATTGGTTTTAAGTATTGTATCTGTTGACAGTTTGGTCATAAACATGATAGGTGCCGCAGCCAGCGGTTTTGGTATGATTTATTTCCTGACAAGAATAACAAAAGGCAAATGCATCGGTGACATCTGCAACATAAGGGAAGGAAAAATAACAATAGACCATTCAGATCTGTTTGTAAATGGCATGTATGTTACCAATGTACTGGGAACTGAGAGAAGCCGGGATTTGTTTTTAAAAGAAGGGATCGGCATTGTTATAGAGCCCAAAAATGATAAATTCAGAATCACGGTTGAGAATTATGGGCAGAGGCAGGCCATGCTTTTTGAGGCTACCCGGACCTTTGGCGTAAAACGGTACAGTTTTACCCGGAAAAATTATAAAAATGGAGCGTTGTTATTGGCTTTTGTTCCAATAATCCGTGATCCTGATGCCATCATAGACGTAATTAAAAAGACGCCAGTACTGGAAAGCAGCAGAAAAATCACTACAATTATGGATATAGATATAGGAGGAAATATCAATGGGGAAAAGTAA
- a CDS encoding thymidine kinase — MGKLFFRYGAMGSSKTANALMTRYNFLEKGKNVLLIKPDLETRDEKTKIRSRIGLEADCILWSEFKYEDYNSIKELDAIIVDEVQFLSENDIEQLSKIVDEYDISVFCYGLRTDFTSHLFPGSKRLMELADEIEELKTVCWCGNSANMNARIDKDGNVIREGQQILMGANDKYISLCRKHYKEGKIRQ, encoded by the coding sequence ATGGGTAAATTGTTTTTCAGATATGGTGCAATGGGAAGTTCTAAGACGGCTAACGCACTAATGACAAGATATAACTTTTTAGAAAAGGGAAAAAACGTTTTATTAATAAAACCTGATTTAGAAACCAGGGACGAAAAAACGAAAATCAGATCAAGAATCGGGCTGGAAGCAGATTGCATTTTATGGTCTGAATTCAAATATGAGGATTATAATTCAATCAAAGAATTGGATGCGATCATTGTGGATGAGGTACAATTTCTTTCTGAAAATGATATTGAACAGCTTTCTAAGATTGTAGATGAATACGATATTTCAGTTTTCTGTTATGGCCTTAGAACGGATTTTACATCCCACCTTTTTCCCGGATCCAAACGTTTGATGGAACTGGCAGATGAAATTGAGGAACTTAAGACGGTCTGCTGGTGCGGGAATAGTGCCAATATGAATGCCAGGATTGATAAAGATGGAAATGTAATCAGAGAAGGACAGCAAATATTAATGGGGGCAAATGATAAATACATTTCATTGTGCCGTAAACACTATAAAGAAGGTAAAATCAGGCAATAG
- a CDS encoding alpha/beta fold hydrolase yields the protein MICKIDNHSVYYKEIGSGKPILCIHGFPEDHRTMLGCVEPIMESLDHYRRIYIDLPGFGSSEMNPGIKNADDMLTFVINFIKEVIKDESFLLVGQSYGGYLSLGLMSKANLNISGVFLLCPCVISKHENRNRAQKEILVIEQDLKPEASEKDEFQDFMDYAVVATTKTWERYKSEIMPGLKDADIDFVNTYQKDGYGFSFEASLKDINFNKPIVVLTGKQDNCVGYEDTWGLVKHLPRLTFLCLDKAGHNLQIENKPLFDLHFHDWLNNCN from the coding sequence ATGATATGTAAGATAGATAATCATTCTGTTTACTATAAAGAAATTGGTTCGGGAAAACCAATCCTTTGTATTCATGGGTTTCCAGAGGATCATAGAACAATGCTCGGGTGTGTTGAACCTATCATGGAGTCTTTGGATCATTATCGCAGGATTTATATTGATTTGCCAGGATTTGGCAGTTCAGAGATGAATCCGGGTATAAAAAATGCAGATGATATGTTAACTTTTGTGATTAATTTTATAAAAGAGGTCATTAAAGATGAAAGCTTTTTATTAGTTGGCCAGTCTTATGGCGGGTATTTATCATTGGGGCTGATGTCAAAAGCGAATCTAAATATCAGTGGGGTATTCTTATTGTGTCCTTGTGTAATAAGTAAACATGAAAACCGTAATCGTGCGCAAAAAGAAATTCTTGTTATAGAGCAGGATTTAAAACCTGAAGCTAGTGAGAAAGATGAATTTCAGGATTTTATGGATTATGCGGTTGTTGCTACAACTAAAACATGGGAAAGATATAAAAGCGAAATCATGCCTGGTCTAAAAGATGCTGACATAGATTTCGTTAATACATACCAAAAAGATGGATATGGTTTTTCTTTTGAAGCATCGTTAAAAGATATAAACTTCAACAAACCTATTGTTGTATTAACAGGAAAACAGGATAATTGTGTTGGTTATGAAGATACATGGGGATTAGTAAAGCATTTACCGCGTTTGACCTTCCTGTGTCTTGATAAAGCAGGGCATAATCTGCAAATAGAAAATAAACCATTGTTTGATTTGCATTTTCATGATTGGCTAAATAACTGTAATTAA
- a CDS encoding PTS transporter subunit EIIC gives MFKQLQKLGKAFMLPIAILPAAGLLLGIGGAMSNPNTIAAYPFLNIFALQAIFTVMSKAGEVVFGNLSLIMCIGLAVGLAKKDKGTAGLAAAVAFLVMNASIGALLSVFKPDGNTIDTGVVGSIVIGCMVTYFHNRYRDIQLPPFLGFFGGSRFIPIISSFAAIFIGVIFFLIWPPFQSLLISSGQTIASMGVFGTFLYGFLMRLCGAVGLHHMIYPMFWYTELGGVATVAGQEIAGAQKIFFAQLADPNFTGMYTEGTRFFAGRFDTMIFGLPAACLAMYHCVPQKRRKLVFGLFFSAALTSFLTGITEPIEFMFLFVAPWLYVIHAFLDGLSFAIADLLSVRIGNTFSGGIIDFTLFGVLQGNARTHWIYVVVVGVFWAVLYYVLFRFLITKFNIPTPGREAGEEDEVNVETKGTIAETAVRVLAALGGKENIEDCDACITRLRVAVKDITKVDKEAIKREGATAVLEVKGGIQAIFGAKADLIKSKINDIIGED, from the coding sequence ATGTTTAAGCAGCTTCAAAAATTAGGTAAGGCATTTATGTTACCGATTGCCATTCTTCCGGCAGCAGGTCTCCTGTTAGGAATCGGTGGGGCAATGTCCAATCCAAACACGATCGCAGCCTATCCATTTTTGAACATTTTTGCTCTGCAGGCAATATTTACTGTTATGAGCAAGGCTGGGGAAGTGGTGTTTGGAAATCTGTCGTTAATCATGTGTATTGGTCTGGCAGTGGGGCTTGCAAAAAAAGATAAAGGAACGGCGGGTCTGGCAGCTGCGGTTGCGTTTCTTGTTATGAATGCATCGATTGGTGCACTGCTGTCAGTCTTTAAACCGGATGGAAACACAATAGATACCGGAGTCGTAGGCTCTATTGTTATTGGTTGTATGGTTACCTATTTTCATAACCGGTACCGCGATATACAGCTGCCTCCGTTTCTTGGATTTTTCGGAGGATCACGTTTTATACCGATTATATCCTCTTTTGCAGCAATTTTTATCGGTGTAATATTTTTCCTGATCTGGCCTCCTTTTCAGTCATTGTTGATCTCCAGCGGTCAGACCATTGCAAGTATGGGAGTTTTTGGAACTTTCCTGTATGGATTTTTGATGAGGCTTTGCGGAGCAGTGGGTCTGCATCATATGATTTACCCTATGTTCTGGTATACGGAATTGGGGGGAGTTGCTACTGTGGCGGGCCAGGAGATTGCAGGTGCTCAAAAGATATTCTTTGCCCAGCTGGCTGATCCTAATTTTACAGGAATGTATACCGAGGGTACACGGTTCTTTGCAGGCCGTTTTGATACGATGATTTTTGGCTTACCTGCTGCATGCCTTGCAATGTATCACTGTGTTCCCCAAAAACGCCGTAAATTAGTATTCGGTTTATTCTTCTCGGCAGCCCTTACATCATTTTTAACCGGTATTACAGAACCCATTGAATTCATGTTTCTGTTTGTAGCTCCTTGGCTGTATGTGATTCACGCATTTTTAGATGGTCTCTCTTTTGCGATTGCCGATCTTTTAAGCGTTCGTATCGGCAACACATTTTCCGGCGGAATCATTGATTTTACCTTATTTGGAGTCCTGCAGGGCAATGCAAGGACTCACTGGATTTATGTGGTAGTGGTGGGAGTATTCTGGGCGGTTCTGTATTATGTGCTGTTCCGTTTCCTGATCACAAAGTTTAACATTCCGACTCCAGGCCGCGAGGCAGGAGAAGAAGATGAGGTAAATGTAGAGACAAAGGGTACAATCGCTGAAACGGCGGTTCGAGTACTAGCGGCTCTGGGCGGTAAGGAAAATATCGAAGATTGTGATGCTTGTATCACCCGTCTGCGTGTAGCGGTAAAGGATATTACCAAGGTTGACAAAGAGGCCATAAAACGGGAAGGCGCAACGGCCGTATTGGAAGTAAAAGGTGGTATTCAAGCAATATTTGGAGCGAAAGCAGATCTGATAAAATCAAAAATAAACGACATAATTGGCGAAGATTAG
- a CDS encoding (2Fe-2S)-binding protein, with product MHLSGNSIIVLNVNGEDKAVMVKPSYTLLHVLREELSLTGAKSGCENGDCGACTVLIDDMPVKSCLMLAVEAVGHRITTVEGLKNAPIQDAFIRNWGFQCGYCTSGFLMVCHALAMHKPDADDQTIEEWLQSNLCRCTGYEEIENAVKSILSGNYY from the coding sequence ATGCATTTATCAGGTAATAGTATTATAGTTCTTAATGTAAATGGTGAAGATAAAGCCGTTATGGTTAAGCCGTCCTATACTCTGCTTCATGTTCTTCGCGAGGAATTGTCATTAACCGGAGCCAAAAGCGGCTGTGAGAACGGAGATTGCGGCGCCTGCACGGTATTGATTGACGACATGCCGGTCAAATCCTGCCTGATGCTGGCGGTGGAGGCGGTCGGTCATAGGATCACAACCGTGGAAGGGCTTAAGAACGCTCCGATACAAGATGCATTTATTAGAAACTGGGGGTTTCAGTGCGGTTATTGTACTTCCGGCTTCCTGATGGTTTGCCATGCACTGGCCATGCACAAGCCAGATGCGGATGATCAAACCATAGAGGAATGGTTACAATCTAATCTATGCAGATGTACCGGTTATGAGGAAATTGAGAATGCCGTAAAATCAATATTATCAGGGAATTATTATTGA
- a CDS encoding FAD binding domain-containing protein, whose protein sequence is MEGKDETMIPFDFDYFKPESMDEAFKYYQDLLINNKKPLYYGGGTEIISMARVGGIEFDSVIDLKGIPECSQLEVSGGKFRIGAAQTLTNIAEYNAYPLLSKTIKRIADHTIQGKITIGGNLAGTIKYREAALPLMISDCTLQVMTRSGLAELPFSKAFNGKLQLRKGEFLVSILIEENDLSYPYNHVKRTKQEKIDYPLITMVASKNNKAIKTAITGYGDYPIILSERIINHKLYNMEQKIKKIINLAHSDCKGDLSGSREYREFVLESLLQDMFHNFEKIG, encoded by the coding sequence ATGGAGGGAAAGGATGAAACGATGATTCCTTTTGATTTTGATTATTTTAAACCAGAAAGCATGGATGAAGCATTTAAGTACTATCAAGACCTGCTTATTAATAATAAAAAACCTCTTTATTATGGGGGAGGAACAGAAATTATCAGTATGGCCAGGGTAGGGGGGATAGAATTTGATTCGGTCATTGATTTAAAAGGAATACCCGAATGCAGCCAGCTTGAGGTGAGCGGCGGGAAATTCAGGATTGGAGCCGCGCAAACCCTTACAAACATTGCGGAATACAATGCATATCCCTTATTGTCCAAAACCATAAAAAGAATTGCAGACCATACGATTCAGGGGAAGATCACCATAGGCGGCAATCTGGCCGGCACTATTAAGTACCGTGAAGCAGCCTTACCGTTAATGATAAGTGATTGCACCCTTCAGGTAATGACACGGAGCGGTTTAGCTGAATTGCCTTTTTCAAAGGCATTCAATGGAAAGCTGCAGCTTAGAAAAGGAGAATTTCTGGTATCCATATTGATCGAAGAAAATGATTTAAGTTACCCTTACAATCATGTAAAAAGGACAAAGCAGGAGAAAATAGATTATCCATTGATCACCATGGTGGCATCGAAAAACAATAAGGCCATAAAAACGGCGATTACCGGATATGGCGATTATCCAATTATTTTATCCGAAAGGATCATTAATCATAAATTATACAACATGGAACAGAAGATCAAAAAAATTATAAATTTAGCCCATAGTGATTGTAAAGGCGATTTGTCAGGAAGCAGGGAGTATAGAGAATTCGTATTAGAAAGCTTGCTTCAGGATATGTTTCATAATTTTGAAAAGATCGGATGA
- a CDS encoding N-acetylmannosamine-6-phosphate 2-epimerase has translation MNRGLIVSCQALPEEPLHSSFIMGRMALAAKEGGAVGIRANSVEDIEEIKKHVDLPIIGIIKKVYEEGKPYITPTFAEVDALVRTGVDVVAVDATINQDVDFLYKLHEKYPHQKFMADISTEEEGLRADEIGFDFVGLTLLGYTPQSQGLDKFQVLQSLIAKCKHPVIAEGNFSTPNQAAKAIESGAYAVVVGTAITRPQCITRGFAEAVSKVFN, from the coding sequence ATGAATAGAGGTTTAATTGTATCCTGTCAGGCGCTTCCGGAGGAACCCCTGCACAGTTCATTTATCATGGGGCGTATGGCTCTGGCAGCAAAAGAAGGAGGCGCAGTCGGTATTCGCGCAAACAGCGTGGAAGATATTGAAGAAATCAAGAAACATGTGGATCTTCCGATTATCGGGATTATCAAAAAGGTATATGAGGAAGGCAAACCTTACATCACACCCACATTTGCAGAAGTAGATGCACTGGTTCGGACCGGTGTTGATGTAGTCGCCGTAGATGCTACCATAAATCAGGATGTGGATTTTTTATATAAGCTACATGAAAAATATCCTCATCAAAAATTTATGGCTGACATTTCAACGGAAGAAGAGGGGCTGCGTGCTGACGAGATTGGTTTTGATTTTGTGGGTCTGACATTGCTGGGATATACGCCTCAGTCTCAAGGTCTGGATAAATTTCAGGTGCTTCAGTCTTTGATTGCGAAATGTAAACACCCAGTAATTGCAGAAGGAAATTTCAGCACCCCGAATCAGGCAGCAAAGGCGATTGAATCAGGAGCTTACGCAGTCGTTGTGGGAACTGCAATTACACGCCCCCAATGCATCACACGCGGATTTGCTGAGGCAGTATCAAAGGTTTTTAATTAA